A window from Vulcanimicrobium alpinum encodes these proteins:
- the rplL gene encoding 50S ribosomal protein L7/L12: MAVAELIDQIDKLTVLELADLVKQLEEKYGVSAAAPVAAAAAPAAAAAPAAEKTEFDVVLDDFGAEKIKVIKAVREITNLGLTEAKAFVESAPKPVKEGIPKAEAEEIVKKLTDAGAKASIK; this comes from the coding sequence ATGGCAGTCGCCGAACTCATCGATCAGATCGACAAACTCACCGTCCTCGAACTCGCCGACCTCGTCAAGCAGCTCGAAGAGAAGTACGGCGTGAGCGCCGCCGCGCCGGTTGCCGCCGCCGCCGCGCCCGCCGCCGCCGCCGCCCCCGCCGCCGAGAAGACCGAATTCGACGTCGTCCTCGACGACTTCGGCGCGGAAAAGATCAAGGTCATCAAGGCCGTCCGCGAGATCACGAATCTCGGCCTCACCGAAGCGAAAGCGTTCGTCGAGAGCGCGCCCAAGCCGGTCAAGGAAGGCATCCCCAAGGCCGAGGCCGAGGAGATCGTCAAGAAGCTCACCGACGCCGGCGCAAAGGCCTCGATCAAGTAA